In Chitinophaga sp. HK235, a single window of DNA contains:
- the miaA gene encoding tRNA (adenosine(37)-N6)-dimethylallyltransferase MiaA has product MKTVIIIAGPTASGKTALAIKLAQLFGTSVISADSRQCYREISIGTAKPTPEELSAVPHYFIDSHSIREEVNAGIYEQLALQYATEIFQKNEVAIMCGGTGLYIRAFCEGIDDMPAIPPGIREMLNARYAEHGLSWLQEELRQRDPQFYATAETQNPQRLIRALEVLEATGQSITTFRTAVKAQRDFRILKIGLTPPKEQLHENIHKRVDLMMSAGLVEEVKSVLPYRQHNALRTVGYQEIFDYLDGKLSLEQAVEDIKTHTRQYAKRQLTWFRKDKEYQWFDPTETMIETIIADIYDKQR; this is encoded by the coding sequence TTGAAGACAGTCATTATCATAGCAGGACCCACCGCTTCCGGCAAAACAGCACTGGCCATAAAACTGGCGCAGCTGTTCGGTACGTCGGTAATATCTGCTGACTCAAGGCAGTGCTATCGCGAAATCAGCATCGGTACAGCCAAACCTACACCGGAAGAGCTGTCTGCAGTGCCGCATTATTTTATCGATTCCCATTCCATCCGTGAAGAAGTGAATGCCGGTATCTATGAACAGCTGGCCCTGCAATATGCCACAGAAATCTTCCAAAAAAATGAGGTGGCCATTATGTGTGGGGGCACGGGACTGTATATACGTGCTTTCTGCGAAGGTATCGACGATATGCCCGCCATACCGCCCGGTATCCGGGAAATGCTGAACGCCCGCTACGCAGAACACGGCCTCTCCTGGCTGCAGGAAGAACTCCGCCAACGGGACCCGCAGTTTTATGCCACGGCTGAAACGCAGAATCCCCAACGCCTTATCAGGGCGCTGGAAGTGCTGGAAGCCACCGGACAGTCTATCACTACTTTCCGCACGGCCGTAAAAGCACAAAGAGACTTCCGTATCCTTAAAATAGGGCTTACACCGCCCAAAGAACAACTCCATGAAAATATCCATAAAAGGGTAGATCTCATGATGTCTGCCGGACTGGTGGAGGAAGTAAAAAGTGTATTGCCCTACCGCCAGCACAATGCTCTCCGAACAGTAGGCTATCAGGAGATATTCGACTACCTGGATGGCAAACTATCCCTCGAACAGGCCGTAGAGGATATTAAAACACATACCCGCCAGTACGCCAAAAGGCAGCTCACCTGGTTCAGAAAGGACAAGGAATACCAGTGGTTCGATCCTACAGAAACAATGATAGAGACGATAATTGCTGATATTTATGATAAACAAAGATAA
- a CDS encoding glycosyltransferase family 1 protein, protein MKIGFDAKRAFQNDTGLGNYSRTLISSLAAGFPEHQYYLFAPKKTDMYNAPGLPVILPEKTWHRWFKSAWRSRYVVKDLQRHGIDIYHGLSHEIPFGIPGSGVKSVVTMHDLIFERYPAQYNPIDVFTYRRKARYACDQADKVVAISEQTRQDLITWYHTDPEKIAVVYQSCDPAFAVPHTETDIQAFRTRCQLPAQYFLYVGSVIERKNLLGIVTAMNTLKGSVDIPLVILGNGSGYKKKVKEYVNANGLSQQVIWLNEQERLPNSVLPLLYQGAEALLYPSLFEGFGIPILEALWSGTPVITSHGSCFGETGGNAALYVDPLSSADIAAAMRRVLAEPSLVEDMRRKGWEHARLFTPEKCAADMMKVYNSLNK, encoded by the coding sequence ATGAAGATTGGTTTTGATGCCAAGCGTGCCTTTCAGAATGATACAGGATTAGGAAATTACAGCCGTACCCTTATCTCTTCCCTGGCAGCTGGTTTCCCAGAGCACCAGTACTACCTGTTTGCTCCTAAAAAAACGGATATGTACAACGCACCGGGCCTTCCGGTGATCTTACCTGAAAAAACCTGGCACCGCTGGTTTAAGTCGGCATGGCGCAGCCGCTATGTCGTAAAAGATCTGCAACGTCATGGGATAGACATCTACCATGGTCTCAGCCATGAAATACCTTTTGGTATCCCCGGCAGTGGTGTGAAGTCTGTCGTTACCATGCACGACCTGATTTTTGAAAGGTATCCTGCACAGTACAACCCGATAGATGTGTTCACCTACCGGCGCAAAGCGCGCTATGCCTGCGATCAGGCCGATAAGGTGGTAGCCATCAGCGAACAGACACGACAGGACCTGATCACCTGGTATCATACAGATCCGGAAAAAATAGCGGTCGTGTACCAGAGCTGTGATCCTGCTTTCGCGGTACCTCATACCGAAACAGATATCCAGGCTTTCCGTACCCGCTGTCAGCTACCCGCACAATATTTCCTCTATGTAGGCTCCGTGATCGAGCGGAAAAACCTGCTGGGTATTGTAACGGCGATGAATACACTGAAGGGATCGGTCGATATACCCCTTGTGATACTGGGCAACGGCAGCGGCTATAAGAAAAAGGTAAAAGAATACGTGAATGCCAACGGACTCTCTCAGCAGGTAATATGGCTCAATGAGCAGGAGCGCTTGCCCAACAGTGTATTACCTTTGCTGTACCAGGGGGCGGAGGCGCTGCTATATCCTTCTCTCTTTGAAGGTTTTGGTATCCCCATCCTGGAAGCACTCTGGAGTGGCACACCGGTCATCACTTCCCATGGCTCCTGTTTCGGGGAAACCGGCGGGAATGCTGCTCTGTATGTAGACCCGCTCAGCAGTGCTGATATTGCCGCGGCCATGCGCCGGGTACTGGCAGAACCCTCGCTGGTAGAGGATATGCGCCGCAAGGGCTGGGAACATGCCCGCCTGTTTACACCGGAAAAATGTGCAGCGGATATGATGAAGGTGTACAACAGTCTGAATAAATAA
- the proS gene encoding proline--tRNA ligase, producing MSKEITARSNDYSQWYNDLVLKGGLADYSAVRGCMVIKPYGYALWEAMRDVLDSKFKETGHQNAYFPLFIPKSFLSKEAAHVEGFAKECAVVTHYRLKNDPNGGGVVVDPEAKLEEELIVRPTSETIIWNTYKDWIQSYRDLPLLVNQWANVVRWEMRTRLFLRTAEFLWQEGHTAHATAEEAIAETEQMLGIYADFAEHYMAVPVIRGVKTASERFAGAVNTYCIEALMQDGKALQAGTSHFLGQNFAKAFDVQFSNKENKLDYVWATSWGVSTRLIGGLIMVHSDDQGLVLPPRIAPLQVVIVPIYKGADQKAALDEKVNTIIAELKKAGIRVKYDDSDNNRPGWKFAEYEMKGVPVRIAIGARDLENNVAEVARRDTKEKMSLSLDGLAGRINDLLEEIQQNLFDKAKTYRDSHITRVDTFEEFEKVLDGKGGFIAAHWDGTPETEEIIKERTKATIRCIPLDNPQEAGTCILTGKPSKERVLFARAY from the coding sequence ATGAGTAAAGAGATTACAGCCCGTTCGAATGATTATTCTCAATGGTATAACGATCTGGTGCTGAAAGGCGGTCTGGCAGATTATTCTGCCGTTAGAGGTTGTATGGTGATCAAACCATACGGCTACGCGCTGTGGGAAGCCATGCGCGATGTCCTGGACAGTAAATTCAAGGAAACCGGTCACCAGAACGCCTATTTCCCCTTGTTTATCCCCAAAAGCTTCCTCAGCAAAGAAGCTGCCCACGTGGAAGGCTTCGCCAAGGAATGTGCCGTTGTGACCCACTACCGCCTCAAAAACGATCCCAACGGCGGTGGGGTAGTAGTAGACCCGGAAGCCAAACTGGAAGAAGAGCTGATCGTTCGCCCCACTTCTGAAACAATTATCTGGAATACTTATAAAGACTGGATCCAGTCTTACCGCGACCTGCCCCTGCTGGTAAACCAGTGGGCTAACGTGGTGCGCTGGGAAATGCGCACCCGCCTCTTCCTCCGCACCGCCGAATTCCTCTGGCAGGAAGGGCATACCGCCCACGCCACCGCAGAAGAAGCTATTGCGGAAACAGAACAGATGCTTGGCATATACGCTGATTTCGCGGAACATTATATGGCCGTGCCCGTTATCCGTGGGGTGAAAACCGCAAGCGAAAGGTTTGCCGGCGCTGTCAATACCTATTGTATAGAAGCCCTCATGCAGGATGGTAAAGCCCTGCAGGCAGGCACGTCCCACTTCCTCGGTCAGAACTTCGCCAAAGCTTTTGACGTACAGTTCTCCAACAAGGAAAACAAACTCGACTACGTATGGGCTACCTCCTGGGGTGTATCCACCCGCCTGATCGGTGGCCTCATCATGGTGCACAGCGACGATCAGGGCCTGGTACTGCCTCCCCGCATCGCTCCGCTCCAGGTTGTGATCGTACCTATCTATAAAGGCGCCGACCAGAAAGCTGCCCTCGACGAGAAAGTAAACACCATCATTGCCGAACTGAAAAAAGCCGGCATCCGCGTGAAATACGACGACTCCGACAATAACCGTCCAGGCTGGAAATTCGCCGAATACGAAATGAAAGGCGTACCTGTTCGTATAGCCATTGGCGCAAGAGACCTCGAAAACAATGTGGCCGAAGTAGCCCGCCGTGATACCAAGGAAAAAATGAGCCTCTCCCTCGACGGACTGGCCGGCCGTATCAACGACCTGCTCGAAGAAATACAGCAGAACCTCTTCGATAAAGCCAAAACCTACCGCGATAGCCACATCACCCGGGTAGACACCTTCGAAGAGTTTGAAAAAGTACTCGACGGAAAAGGTGGTTTCATCGCCGCCCACTGGGATGGTACGCCTGAAACGGAAGAAATCATCAAAGAACGCACTAAAGCAACAATCCGTTGTATACCGCTGGACAACCCCCAGGAAGCAGGTACCTGCATTCTGACCGGTAAACCTTCTAAAGAACGGGTGCTGTTTGCCAGAGCATACTAG
- a CDS encoding 2,3,4,5-tetrahydropyridine-2,6-dicarboxylate N-succinyltransferase, with protein MDLQQQILAAWADRSLLQETQYADAVKAVIEAVDKGKLRVAMPTENGWVVNEWVKQAILMYFTIQPMETMTLPPFEFYDKMKLKTNYKDLGVRVVPHAIARYGAFIAKGCILMPSYVNIGAYVDEGTMVDTWATVGSCAQIGKNVHLSGGVGIGGVLEPLQASPVIIEDGCFVGSRCIVVEGVHVEKEAVLGANVVLTQSTKIIDVSGSEPIEYKGRVPARSVVIPGTYTKKFPAGEYQVSCALIIGQRKPSTDLKTSLNDTLREFNVAV; from the coding sequence ATGGATTTACAACAACAAATACTGGCTGCCTGGGCTGATCGCAGCCTTTTACAGGAAACGCAGTACGCTGATGCTGTTAAAGCAGTGATTGAAGCAGTAGATAAAGGGAAACTGAGAGTGGCTATGCCCACAGAAAATGGCTGGGTAGTGAACGAATGGGTGAAACAGGCTATCCTGATGTATTTTACCATCCAACCGATGGAAACGATGACGCTTCCTCCTTTCGAGTTTTATGATAAGATGAAGCTGAAGACCAACTATAAAGATCTGGGTGTACGTGTTGTTCCGCATGCGATTGCGCGTTATGGTGCTTTTATTGCCAAAGGTTGTATCCTGATGCCTTCTTATGTTAACATTGGTGCTTATGTAGATGAAGGTACGATGGTAGACACCTGGGCAACGGTAGGCTCCTGCGCACAGATCGGTAAAAACGTGCACCTGAGCGGTGGCGTGGGTATCGGCGGCGTACTGGAACCACTGCAGGCCAGCCCTGTGATCATCGAAGACGGCTGTTTTGTAGGCTCCCGCTGCATCGTAGTGGAAGGTGTACACGTAGAGAAAGAAGCCGTACTGGGTGCAAACGTAGTGCTGACACAGTCTACCAAAATCATTGATGTGAGCGGTAGCGAGCCTATTGAATACAAAGGCCGTGTACCAGCCCGCAGCGTGGTGATCCCAGGTACTTACACCAAAAAATTCCCTGCCGGCGAATACCAGGTGTCCTGCGCACTGATCATTGGTCAGCGTAAGCCATCTACCGACCTGAAGACAAGTCTGAATGACACCCTCCGTGAGTTTAACGTAGCGGTATAA
- a CDS encoding L-threonylcarbamoyladenylate synthase: protein MDFEQDINAALPVLRNGGLILYPTDTIWGIGCDATNEAAVKKIFDLKQRSESKSLVILLPDVRDLLHYVSNPRPDIADVIAGFDRPTTVIYEGALGLAPNVISEDQSVAIRIVKDTFCRHLLKRLRKPMVSTSANISGQPSPGSFQDISPEIVNGVDYVVKYRQEEAASGVASRIIRIGKDGSIAIIRD from the coding sequence ATGGATTTTGAACAGGATATAAATGCCGCTTTGCCCGTACTGCGCAATGGTGGCCTTATTCTCTACCCTACAGACACAATCTGGGGAATAGGTTGCGACGCTACCAATGAAGCGGCCGTAAAAAAAATCTTTGACCTGAAACAACGCAGCGAAAGCAAAAGCCTGGTCATACTGCTGCCCGATGTGCGTGATCTGCTGCATTATGTTTCCAATCCCAGACCCGATATCGCTGATGTGATCGCCGGCTTCGACCGGCCTACAACAGTAATATACGAAGGTGCCCTGGGCCTGGCCCCCAATGTTATCAGCGAAGACCAGTCTGTGGCTATCCGCATTGTGAAAGACACCTTCTGCCGCCACCTGCTCAAACGACTGCGTAAGCCCATGGTGTCTACCTCTGCCAACATCAGCGGACAGCCATCTCCTGGTTCTTTTCAGGATATTTCGCCGGAAATTGTCAACGGAGTGGATTATGTGGTAAAGTACCGCCAGGAAGAAGCCGCTTCCGGCGTGGCCTCCAGGATCATCCGCATAGGAAAAGACGGATCAATCGCGATAATCCGGGATTAA
- a CDS encoding two-component regulator propeller domain-containing protein: protein MSITRFILLWWLVIFCTGYNALAQGLMIRNYNVKDGLANATVYAAVQDKDGFIWFATPTGVSKFDGKRFRNYAKKDGLTDNDVVKLAADTQGRLWFFTLNGKPSFYANSRIHSEYNDSSLAFNSGSHYMQYAFEGKKGVIWFFNTNNRIVQYNGKKTTYEKGTASGTNLLFLIRNDTIFHPLQNSFHVDGLRDPANPDQKILSLCPYPFDPELTSRVRDHSILVLKNTLYSYTTKDLVCFFNGADWGIKDEISNICLDNDNLWVGTQRTLYYIKDFFKGERKIIKLLDNHNITSLLKDRDGNIWITTFGDGVYNIPYKNFYFSYLDNTNGLYSHSIFSICKDKKNDMLLVGQNAGILNTISGNGTIRQFTIDTASGRNSLISILPYKENQVLIGTDNGLVLFNTATFKAAQLKAVKMLKDVEVSPSGKIRIAAKNQIIALDDYTIGDLDMMITSIACVSDSTYFVGTSNGLYWCSDNKRKLEPSRNDTSRKLSIKDLKWINGYLWIGTSDQGIYVMHGDSMVKHLSSANNLASDICQQLYYDGQDRLYVATNKGVSVIDIHKLAITRNITSNDGLMSDDIRGVYTDDGKLYIATSNGLCYFKGDHLPVDTVPPVIYLSYIRYGDSTYMPGNDFIHLYKRKASFEAEFGTIVFDLPELVEYQYNFSGDTTNGWVTTMSNIIPFPDLQPGSYKLMVRARKYKSDWSKPLNLNVSILPQWYQQWWARGILLLAGLLLILVVLRYIVKRIKQAEKRKTEYNRRIAELEAKALTNQMNPHFIFNSLNSVQHLILEKEEKQALNFLADFATLMRQMLNNSRKSYISLEEEIAFLTRYLELEKIRFAHSFTYHFIMEDTLKDYTIYIPPMIIQPIVENAIKHGLAPKNSSGTLEIRIEMVDDLLYCSVDDDGIGWDKSNSIKSSRLIKHESTALSVIKERLQIIKSFNGSVGKLEIIDKFKSGFGNKEGTLVEILIPIVKML, encoded by the coding sequence ATGTCCATTACCCGTTTCATACTGTTATGGTGGCTGGTCATCTTTTGCACAGGTTACAACGCACTGGCCCAGGGGCTGATGATCCGCAACTATAATGTGAAAGATGGGTTAGCTAATGCTACTGTATATGCCGCCGTGCAGGATAAAGACGGATTCATCTGGTTTGCTACTCCCACCGGCGTCAGTAAATTCGACGGAAAACGCTTTCGCAATTATGCCAAAAAAGACGGCCTCACTGACAATGATGTCGTGAAACTGGCCGCAGACACACAAGGGAGATTATGGTTCTTTACTCTCAACGGTAAACCATCTTTCTACGCCAATTCCCGTATCCATAGTGAATACAACGACTCTTCGCTGGCATTCAACAGCGGTAGTCACTACATGCAGTACGCCTTCGAAGGTAAAAAGGGCGTTATCTGGTTCTTCAATACCAACAATCGTATTGTACAATACAACGGCAAAAAAACAACCTACGAAAAAGGGACCGCCTCCGGTACCAACCTCCTTTTCCTGATCCGGAACGACACCATTTTTCACCCCCTGCAAAACTCCTTTCATGTCGATGGCCTGAGAGATCCTGCTAATCCCGACCAGAAAATATTATCCCTCTGCCCTTACCCCTTTGATCCGGAACTGACCAGCCGTGTCCGGGATCACTCTATCCTGGTACTCAAAAACACCTTGTATTCCTATACCACCAAAGATCTGGTGTGCTTTTTCAATGGCGCAGACTGGGGTATCAAAGACGAAATCAGTAATATCTGCCTCGATAACGACAACCTTTGGGTAGGCACCCAGCGGACCTTATACTACATCAAGGATTTTTTTAAAGGAGAAAGAAAAATCATCAAACTGCTGGACAACCACAATATCACCTCCCTCCTGAAAGACCGGGATGGTAATATCTGGATCACCACCTTTGGTGACGGCGTATACAATATCCCCTACAAAAATTTTTATTTCAGCTATCTCGATAATACTAACGGACTCTATTCCCACTCTATCTTCAGCATCTGTAAAGACAAAAAAAATGATATGCTGCTGGTAGGACAAAATGCCGGTATCCTTAATACCATCAGCGGCAACGGGACCATCCGCCAGTTCACCATCGATACGGCCAGCGGCCGTAACAGCCTGATCTCCATCCTACCCTACAAGGAAAATCAGGTGCTGATCGGTACAGACAACGGCCTGGTGCTCTTTAATACTGCCACCTTTAAGGCTGCCCAGCTGAAAGCCGTTAAAATGCTGAAAGACGTCGAAGTATCGCCTTCCGGCAAAATCAGGATAGCCGCCAAAAACCAGATCATCGCCCTCGATGACTATACTATCGGCGACCTCGATATGATGATCACCTCCATTGCCTGTGTAAGCGATTCCACGTATTTTGTAGGTACCAGCAATGGCCTCTACTGGTGCTCCGATAACAAACGCAAACTGGAACCTTCCCGTAACGATACCTCCCGGAAACTCAGTATCAAAGACCTTAAATGGATCAATGGTTACCTGTGGATCGGTACCAGTGACCAGGGTATCTATGTCATGCACGGCGATTCGATGGTGAAACACCTGTCGTCCGCCAACAATCTCGCCAGCGATATCTGTCAGCAACTATACTACGATGGGCAGGACCGCCTGTATGTGGCCACCAACAAAGGAGTATCTGTTATTGATATCCACAAACTGGCCATCACCCGTAATATCACTTCCAACGACGGACTGATGTCTGACGATATCCGTGGTGTGTACACAGATGACGGCAAGCTGTACATCGCTACCTCCAACGGTCTCTGTTATTTTAAAGGCGATCATCTGCCTGTAGATACCGTGCCGCCCGTGATTTACCTCAGTTACATCCGGTATGGCGACAGTACCTATATGCCCGGTAATGATTTTATTCACCTGTACAAACGTAAAGCCTCATTTGAAGCGGAGTTCGGGACTATCGTGTTCGACCTGCCCGAGCTGGTGGAATACCAGTATAACTTTTCGGGAGATACTACCAACGGATGGGTGACCACCATGTCCAATATCATCCCGTTCCCCGACCTACAACCCGGTAGCTACAAACTGATGGTGAGGGCCCGCAAGTATAAAAGTGACTGGTCCAAACCACTCAACCTGAATGTCAGCATTTTGCCACAATGGTACCAGCAATGGTGGGCCAGGGGCATTCTCCTGCTGGCAGGGCTGCTGCTGATCCTGGTGGTGCTGCGCTATATCGTAAAACGTATCAAACAGGCCGAAAAACGAAAAACAGAGTACAACCGGCGTATCGCCGAGCTGGAAGCAAAGGCGTTGACCAATCAGATGAACCCGCATTTCATCTTCAACTCCCTCAACTCGGTACAACACCTGATTCTGGAAAAAGAAGAAAAGCAGGCATTGAACTTCCTGGCAGATTTTGCCACGTTGATGCGCCAGATGCTCAACAATTCCCGCAAATCCTACATTTCCCTGGAAGAGGAAATCGCTTTTCTGACCCGGTACCTGGAGCTGGAAAAAATCCGCTTTGCCCACTCCTTTACCTACCATTTTATCATGGAAGACACCTTGAAAGATTATACCATATATATCCCACCGATGATCATCCAGCCCATTGTGGAAAACGCCATCAAACACGGATTGGCGCCTAAAAACAGTAGCGGCACCCTGGAAATCCGGATAGAGATGGTAGATGATCTGCTTTACTGCTCCGTAGATGATGATGGAATAGGCTGGGACAAGTCCAATAGTATCAAGAGTTCCAGACTCATTAAACATGAATCTACCGCGCTGAGCGTGATAAAGGAAAGATTGCAGATTATAAAATCTTTTAATGGAAGTGTTGGAAAGTTAGAAATTATTGATAAATTTAAATCTGGTTTCGGCAACAAGGAAGGTACCTTGGTCGAAATCCTGATTCCCATTGTTAAGATGTTATGA
- a CDS encoding CCA tRNA nucleotidyltransferase yields MISSKPLDIPCSLQERKVLEKIALAAHDLGTPAYLIGGFVRDKLLGRRTKDMDIVCVGDGIALAHKVAEALGDNIPVSFFKTYGTAQVKWNDLEIEFVGARKESYRQESRNPEVTAGTLKDDQNRRDFTINALAISLKEENYGSLIDPFQGLEDLDKKIIRTPLEPAQTFSDDPLRMMRAVRFASQLQFTITDEAFTAIRENAERIRIISQERISDEFNKIMLSPKPSVGLDLLYKAGLLKIIFPQMVDMVGVEMYEGKGHKDNFYHTLQVVDNIAVNTRDLWLRWAALLHDIGKPATKKFEPGHGWTFHGHDAVGGKMVTRIFTRFKLPLHDKMRLVKKLVELHLRPISLTKENITDSAIRRLLFDAGDDIESLMMLCEADITSKNRSKVKRYLENFELVRKRLREVEESDRIRNWQPPVTGEMIMEIFALKPGRIVGDLKNAIREAILDGEIPNTYEAAYAFMLEKAKALDLTPVK; encoded by the coding sequence ATGATCAGCAGCAAGCCATTAGACATTCCCTGCTCCCTGCAGGAACGGAAAGTGTTAGAGAAGATTGCGCTGGCAGCCCACGACCTGGGTACGCCCGCCTATCTGATCGGAGGCTTCGTACGCGATAAATTACTGGGTAGAAGAACAAAAGATATGGACATTGTGTGCGTGGGCGATGGTATCGCCCTGGCACATAAAGTGGCCGAGGCCCTCGGTGATAATATTCCGGTCAGCTTCTTTAAAACCTATGGCACCGCCCAGGTGAAATGGAATGACCTGGAAATTGAGTTTGTAGGCGCCCGAAAAGAGAGCTATCGCCAGGAGTCCCGCAACCCCGAAGTAACAGCCGGTACCCTGAAAGATGACCAGAACCGCCGCGATTTTACAATCAACGCACTGGCCATCAGCCTCAAGGAAGAAAACTACGGCTCCCTCATAGACCCCTTCCAGGGGCTGGAAGATCTGGACAAAAAAATCATCCGTACCCCCCTGGAACCGGCACAAACATTTAGCGACGATCCGCTGCGCATGATGCGGGCTGTCCGGTTTGCTTCCCAACTGCAGTTTACTATTACTGACGAGGCCTTCACGGCCATCCGGGAAAATGCAGAACGCATCCGTATCATCTCCCAGGAAAGGATCTCCGATGAATTCAATAAAATCATGCTGTCCCCCAAACCCTCTGTGGGCCTCGACCTGCTATATAAAGCAGGGTTGCTCAAAATCATTTTCCCCCAGATGGTGGACATGGTAGGGGTGGAGATGTATGAAGGCAAAGGACATAAAGACAACTTTTATCATACCTTGCAGGTGGTAGACAATATCGCGGTCAATACCCGTGATCTCTGGCTCCGCTGGGCTGCCCTCCTGCATGATATCGGCAAACCGGCCACCAAAAAATTTGAACCAGGCCACGGATGGACCTTTCACGGCCACGATGCGGTAGGCGGAAAAATGGTGACCCGTATCTTTACCCGGTTTAAATTACCCCTGCATGATAAAATGCGGCTGGTAAAAAAACTGGTAGAACTACACCTGCGTCCGATAAGCCTCACCAAAGAAAATATTACGGACTCGGCTATCCGCAGACTACTGTTCGATGCCGGAGATGATATCGAATCACTCATGATGCTGTGCGAAGCCGATATCACCTCTAAAAACAGGTCCAAAGTAAAACGCTACCTCGAAAATTTTGAACTGGTCCGCAAAAGACTCAGGGAAGTGGAGGAAAGTGATCGTATCCGTAACTGGCAGCCCCCCGTCACCGGCGAAATGATCATGGAAATATTCGCATTGAAGCCCGGCCGGATTGTAGGTGACCTGAAAAACGCCATCAGGGAAGCTATCCTCGATGGTGAAATCCCCAATACCTACGAAGCTGCCTACGCTTTTATGCTCGAAAAAGCAAAAGCCCTGGATCTTACCCCAGTTAAATAA
- a CDS encoding OmpP1/FadL family transporter — MAQSSNDALLYSPNQPFGTARAQALGGAGVGLGGDYSSAHTNPAGIGMFKTGEFLISAGLGITNNNSTYLGNGSLDNKGNKTNFQIPSIGVIFATNKHTGDNVWNNVTFSLGYTRLANYNNKTVIAGYNDKSSYTDSWVDQMWYADSAGIVNGYPLGGSIGYLSAVIDRYRHSNGIVDPMSNASPDRPTGGLTAIQQRGILETRGGLNEFAFAVAGNYGNRLYIGGSINVPSVNYRADLTVMEDDATNNGQNKPNNDFAYFDYHQYLKRTGLGVGAKLGILYKASPRFRIGGAFHTPTFYSLHDSYTADITANTENYQGVLSANSGQVTGGYPVENDYNFVTPLRAMAGVTYFFGDITHVSNTQGFITADYEFVNQSSGKFKMNKYPDDEKALNDNISALYKSVSNIKVGAELKFATLYAVRAGFAYYGNPYSNDSYNANTDASRKVYSGGLGYRNKGLYADLTYSYTQGNDRYRLYTSNVPKLTPDAALLDYTRSNVVMTIGLKF; from the coding sequence ATGGCGCAGAGCTCGAATGATGCACTGCTCTACTCACCCAACCAACCGTTCGGAACAGCAAGAGCACAGGCATTGGGAGGCGCAGGCGTTGGTCTGGGCGGTGATTACTCTTCAGCACACACCAACCCTGCCGGTATTGGTATGTTCAAAACAGGCGAATTTCTGATATCTGCCGGCCTGGGTATTACCAATAACAACTCCACCTACCTGGGGAACGGCTCACTGGACAACAAAGGCAACAAAACCAACTTCCAGATACCCAGCATCGGTGTTATCTTTGCCACCAACAAACACACCGGCGACAACGTCTGGAACAACGTTACCTTCTCACTGGGCTATACCCGCCTGGCCAACTATAACAACAAAACTGTCATTGCCGGCTATAATGATAAATCATCTTATACAGACAGCTGGGTAGACCAGATGTGGTATGCTGATTCTGCCGGTATCGTTAATGGCTATCCGCTGGGTGGCAGCATCGGCTATCTCTCCGCTGTGATTGACCGCTACCGCCATTCTAACGGTATCGTAGACCCAATGAGCAATGCCTCCCCAGATCGGCCTACCGGCGGACTCACCGCCATCCAGCAACGCGGTATACTTGAGACACGGGGTGGCCTCAACGAATTTGCCTTCGCCGTCGCTGGTAACTACGGTAACCGTTTATACATTGGCGGTAGTATCAACGTTCCGAGTGTCAACTACCGTGCAGACCTCACCGTGATGGAAGATGACGCCACCAACAACGGCCAGAACAAACCCAACAACGACTTTGCCTATTTCGATTACCATCAGTATCTGAAAAGGACCGGTCTGGGTGTCGGTGCCAAACTGGGTATACTCTACAAGGCCTCTCCCCGCTTCAGAATAGGTGGTGCCTTCCACACCCCCACCTTCTACAGCCTCCACGACAGCTATACTGCTGATATCACCGCCAACACAGAAAATTATCAAGGTGTGCTGTCGGCTAACTCAGGTCAGGTGACTGGCGGCTACCCGGTAGAAAATGACTATAATTTCGTTACGCCATTGCGCGCAATGGCCGGTGTTACCTACTTCTTTGGTGATATCACCCACGTCAGCAATACACAGGGCTTTATCACTGCTGATTACGAATTCGTCAACCAGTCGTCCGGTAAGTTCAAAATGAACAAATATCCTGATGATGAAAAAGCACTGAACGACAATATCAGCGCCCTGTATAAATCAGTGTCCAATATCAAAGTGGGCGCCGAACTGAAATTCGCTACCCTCTATGCAGTAAGAGCCGGTTTTGCCTACTACGGCAACCCTTACAGCAACGACAGCTACAATGCCAACACTGATGCTTCCCGTAAAGTGTACAGCGGTGGCCTCGGCTACCGTAACAAAGGCCTCTATGCAGACCTTACCTACAGCTACACCCAGGGCAATGACCGTTACCGCCTCTACACCAGCAACGTACCCAAATTAACACCAGATGCCGCCCTGCTGGATTATACCCGTAGCAACGTGGTGATGACCATCGGTCTTAAGTTCTAA